In Vibrio sp. FE10, the following are encoded in one genomic region:
- the mukE gene encoding chromosome partition protein MukE: protein MSLTSTDDYMPEKLVKAIANPLFPALDSMLRSGKHVSTEDLDNHALLSDFEVELQHFYQRYNTELVKAPEGFFYLRPRSTSLIGRSVLSELDMLVGKVLCFLYLSPERLAHEGIFTNQELFDELISLADEKKLMKLATNRASGSDLDKEKLFEKVRTSLRRLRRIGMLIAIGETGKFRISEAVFRFGADVRVGDDMKEAQLRLIRDGEAVVHTQEPNQGSLLNEEQAEAVSELDVDENGQQDIFNDQADFDDESNLGEQNKVEGDA, encoded by the coding sequence ATGTCATTAACAAGTACTGATGATTACATGCCAGAGAAACTGGTAAAAGCGATAGCGAACCCGTTGTTCCCTGCGCTAGATAGCATGCTGCGTTCAGGTAAGCATGTTTCAACAGAAGACCTAGACAACCACGCGTTGCTTTCTGATTTCGAAGTGGAACTTCAGCATTTTTACCAACGCTACAACACGGAACTGGTGAAAGCGCCTGAAGGTTTCTTCTATCTGCGCCCGCGTTCTACGTCTTTGATTGGTCGAAGTGTTTTGTCTGAGCTCGATATGCTCGTTGGCAAGGTATTGTGTTTCTTATACCTAAGCCCAGAGCGTTTAGCTCACGAAGGTATCTTTACCAATCAAGAGCTATTTGATGAACTGATTTCGCTAGCGGATGAGAAAAAACTCATGAAACTGGCGACGAACCGAGCTTCTGGTTCTGACTTGGATAAAGAAAAGCTCTTTGAAAAAGTACGCACATCTTTACGTCGTTTACGTCGTATCGGCATGCTGATTGCGATTGGTGAAACGGGCAAGTTCCGAATCAGTGAAGCGGTATTCCGTTTTGGTGCTGATGTTCGTGTTGGCGACGACATGAAAGAGGCTCAGTTACGTCTTATCCGTGATGGTGAAGCTGTGGTTCATACCCAAGAGCCTAACCAAGGCAGCTTGCTAAATGAAGAACAAGCGGAAGCTGTATCGGAACTAGATGTAGACGAAAACGGTCAGCAAGACATTTTTAACGATCAAGCCGACTTTGATGACGAATCAAACCTTGGCGAACAGAACAAAGTAGAAGGTGATGCATGA
- the mukF gene encoding chromosome partition protein MukF, whose translation MSEMTQTAEEQPIDELVGWVKQHDFSLNLPPERLAFLIAIAVLSNERFDEELGEGELHDAFTIVTRLFEDTGEASAFRANNAINELVKQKLISRFTSEITDGASIYRLSPLAIGISDYYLRHRQFSKLKLSIQLSMVADEMAKAIEAAQKGGTPGHWQKNVYGVLKYSVGEIFDQIDLNQRVMDEQQQTVKQQIADLLNKDWREAINNCESLLSETSATLKELQDTLQAAGDELQTQILDIQEIVYGDDELEFVGETLFGLQMKLDRITSWGQQAIDLWIGYDRHVHKFIRTAIDMDKNRAFSQRLRQSVTDYFDAPWLLTYADAEKLTDLRDEALMLRDDEVMGQAPMEVEYEEFEQVNDLLSDRIAEMLKAHKQQGAPIDLGLVLRDYLAAHPRTHHFDLARIVVDQAVRLGYSASDYQAIQPDWQAINDFGAKVQANVINKY comes from the coding sequence ATGAGTGAAATGACTCAAACTGCCGAAGAGCAGCCAATTGATGAGTTGGTAGGCTGGGTCAAGCAGCATGACTTTTCATTAAACTTGCCGCCAGAGCGCTTAGCATTTTTGATTGCTATCGCAGTGCTAAGCAATGAAAGGTTCGATGAAGAGCTAGGTGAAGGTGAATTGCACGATGCATTTACCATTGTCACTCGTCTGTTTGAAGATACCGGTGAAGCGTCTGCATTCCGTGCAAACAACGCTATCAACGAATTGGTTAAACAAAAACTGATCAGTCGTTTTACTAGTGAGATCACCGACGGTGCAAGTATCTACCGTCTTTCTCCACTTGCGATCGGAATTTCAGATTATTACTTACGTCACCGTCAATTCTCTAAGTTAAAACTGTCGATTCAACTTTCGATGGTTGCAGATGAGATGGCTAAAGCGATTGAAGCTGCGCAAAAAGGCGGAACACCTGGTCACTGGCAAAAGAACGTTTATGGCGTTTTGAAATATTCAGTGGGTGAGATCTTCGATCAGATCGATTTAAACCAGCGTGTAATGGACGAGCAGCAACAAACCGTCAAACAGCAAATCGCCGATCTTCTTAATAAGGATTGGCGAGAAGCGATCAATAACTGTGAGTCTTTGCTATCGGAAACCTCAGCCACGCTAAAAGAATTGCAAGATACCTTGCAAGCGGCCGGTGACGAACTGCAAACCCAGATCCTCGATATTCAAGAAATTGTGTACGGTGATGATGAACTCGAGTTCGTAGGCGAAACCTTGTTTGGTTTGCAAATGAAACTCGATCGAATCACAAGTTGGGGCCAACAGGCGATCGACTTATGGATCGGTTATGACCGCCACGTACATAAATTTATCCGTACCGCGATTGATATGGATAAAAACCGTGCCTTTAGCCAACGCTTGCGTCAGTCGGTTACCGACTACTTTGATGCGCCTTGGTTACTGACTTATGCCGATGCTGAAAAGCTGACCGATCTTCGTGATGAAGCCTTGATGCTTCGTGATGACGAAGTGATGGGGCAAGCACCGATGGAAGTAGAGTACGAAGAATTCGAGCAAGTGAACGACCTGCTTTCAGACCGAATTGCAGAGATGTTAAAAGCTCACAAACAGCAAGGTGCGCCAATTGATCTTGGTCTTGTGCTACGCGATTACCTCGCAGCACACCCTCGCACACACCATTTTGATTTAGCCAGAATTGTTGTCGACCAAGCCGTGCGCTTAGGTTACTCAGCGTCTGACTATCAGGCTATTCAGCCAGATTGGCAGGCAATCAACGATTTCGGTGCAAAGGTACAAGCAAATGTCATTAACAAGTACTGA
- the cmoM gene encoding tRNA uridine 5-oxyacetic acid(34) methyltransferase CmoM, with amino-acid sequence MTEDRNFDDIAHKFAKNIYGSDKGEIRQIIVWEDLEQALSKFEQSALPLHVLDAGGGLAQMSQKIAALGHNVSLCDLSSEMLKLAEESISEAGLLEQYRFIHSPVQKVAEHLDEKVDFVMFHAVMEWLADPKEALDLLLEQVKPGGVASIMFYNHHGLVLKNVICGNIPHVLNGMPHRKRFKLQPQKGLKPEEVYQWIEDAGLEICGKSGIRSFSDYIGNMEYMGDYQFEDVLELEKQLCRQEPYLSLGRYIHVWAQKPAQ; translated from the coding sequence GTGACTGAAGACCGTAATTTCGACGATATTGCCCACAAATTTGCAAAAAATATTTACGGCTCTGACAAAGGAGAGATCCGTCAGATCATCGTATGGGAAGATTTAGAACAAGCTTTGAGCAAATTTGAGCAATCAGCTTTACCTCTACATGTTCTTGATGCCGGAGGCGGTCTTGCACAGATGTCGCAAAAAATTGCGGCGTTAGGGCATAACGTTTCTCTGTGTGATCTCTCTTCTGAGATGCTTAAGCTTGCAGAAGAAAGTATCAGCGAAGCGGGTTTGTTAGAGCAGTATCGGTTTATTCATTCTCCGGTACAGAAAGTAGCAGAACATCTCGATGAGAAAGTCGATTTTGTGATGTTTCATGCCGTAATGGAATGGCTCGCAGATCCCAAAGAGGCGCTTGATTTATTACTGGAACAAGTCAAACCCGGTGGCGTCGCCTCGATAATGTTTTACAACCACCACGGATTAGTCCTGAAAAATGTGATTTGTGGCAACATTCCTCATGTATTGAATGGGATGCCACATCGAAAACGGTTTAAGCTGCAACCACAAAAAGGCTTGAAGCCAGAAGAGGTTTATCAATGGATAGAAGACGCTGGTCTAGAAATCTGTGGTAAATCAGGCATTCGCTCCTTCAGTGACTACATAGGTAATATGGAGTACATGGGCGATTACCAATTTGAAGATGTATTGGAACTAGAAAAACAGCTATGCCGCCAAGAGCCATATCTGTCGCTAGGCCGTTATATTCACGTTTGGGCTCAAAAACCTGCGCAATAA
- the elyC gene encoding envelope biogenesis factor ElyC produces the protein MFELKKVVSSLLMPLPAMLILAFLGLALVMFTTKRKTGCLITLSALCGIFLIAFQPVSSQLLMPMERQHTAFLPVDDTIDYVMVLGSGHVVDDQIPPTSELSRTGLMRLSEGIRILRLYPGAKLILSGYGAGTEVSNARMMAKVALALGVAKPDIILLETAKDTWEEARQAAAFVKNKKMVLVTSASHMTRALNEFHAAGMKPLPAPTNYLAQEGIVEPWNKYMPKALYLEQTERYWHETMGLVWQSLRDWLDTSNDNIEEPVVIPEPSILEEDDGVASAAQS, from the coding sequence ATGTTTGAGCTGAAAAAAGTAGTGTCTTCGCTATTGATGCCACTGCCAGCAATGTTAATTCTCGCTTTTCTGGGTTTAGCCCTAGTGATGTTTACTACCAAAAGGAAGACTGGTTGCCTAATTACCCTTTCAGCCCTCTGTGGTATTTTCCTAATCGCTTTCCAACCAGTTTCTAGTCAACTTTTAATGCCAATGGAAAGGCAACACACCGCATTTTTACCCGTAGACGACACCATCGACTACGTTATGGTTCTAGGAAGTGGTCACGTCGTCGATGACCAAATCCCACCAACCTCAGAACTTAGCCGCACAGGATTAATGCGTTTAAGCGAAGGCATTCGTATTCTACGCCTTTACCCTGGTGCAAAACTCATTTTGTCTGGCTACGGTGCAGGCACTGAAGTGAGCAACGCAAGAATGATGGCCAAAGTAGCGTTAGCATTGGGCGTAGCAAAACCTGACATCATTCTGCTTGAAACCGCTAAAGACACGTGGGAAGAAGCGCGCCAAGCGGCCGCATTCGTTAAAAATAAAAAGATGGTGTTAGTAACATCGGCGAGCCACATGACTCGCGCCCTGAATGAGTTCCATGCGGCAGGCATGAAGCCATTACCCGCACCAACTAACTACCTTGCACAAGAAGGCATTGTTGAACCTTGGAATAAGTACATGCCTAAAGCGCTCTATCTTGAACAGACAGAACGTTACTGGCACGAAACGATGGGATTGGTTTGGCAGAGCCTACGTGATTGGCTAGACACTAGTAATGACAATATCGAAGAACCTGTCGTTATCCCTGAACCTTCTATTTTAGAAGAAGACGATGGTGTAGCTTCTGCAGCGCAGTCTTAA
- the torR gene encoding two-component system response regulator TorR, with amino-acid sequence MSYHVLVVEDDVVTRSKLVGYFQNEGYTVSEAESGAQMRNVLEENNVDLIMLDINLPGEDGLMLTRELRSQSDIGIILVTGRTDSIDKIVGLEMGADDYVTKPFELRELLVRVKNLLWRIAAARKTAVGATVEAEDESVVRFGEWTFDIPRRALSKNGEPVKLTKAEYELLVALSSYPNQVLSRERILNMISHRVDAPNDRTIDVLIRRMRAKMEFDPKNPQIFVTVHGEGYMFAGD; translated from the coding sequence ATGAGCTATCACGTATTAGTCGTAGAAGATGATGTGGTAACCCGCAGTAAGCTGGTTGGATATTTCCAGAACGAAGGTTACACAGTGAGTGAAGCGGAAAGCGGCGCTCAAATGAGAAACGTGTTGGAAGAAAACAACGTTGACCTCATTATGCTAGACATCAACTTACCAGGCGAAGATGGATTGATGCTAACTCGCGAATTACGCAGTCAATCGGACATTGGGATTATTTTAGTTACTGGACGCACGGATAGCATCGACAAAATTGTAGGCCTAGAAATGGGCGCAGACGATTATGTTACTAAACCCTTCGAACTTCGCGAGTTATTAGTTCGAGTTAAAAACTTACTTTGGCGTATTGCTGCTGCTCGTAAAACAGCGGTTGGTGCGACAGTTGAAGCAGAAGACGAATCTGTGGTTCGTTTTGGTGAGTGGACGTTTGATATCCCTCGTCGTGCTTTAAGTAAAAACGGTGAGCCAGTTAAGCTGACTAAAGCAGAATATGAGCTGCTCGTTGCGCTTTCTTCTTACCCTAACCAAGTGTTAAGTCGTGAACGTATTTTGAACATGATCAGCCACCGAGTGGATGCTCCAAATGACCGAACCATCGACGTGTTAATCCGTCGCATGCGTGCGAAGATGGAGTTTGACCCTAAGAACCCACAAATCTTTGTGACGGTTCACGGTGAAGGTTACATGTTTGCTGGAGACTGA
- the torD gene encoding molecular chaperone TorD — protein MKDTKAFNEQRAEIYWWLSSLFAKELTQEELDHYHSVEIRSFLTGLGENETLKPAIDKLVDALNRLQTREDAQLELSADFCDLFLKTDKHGALPYASMYIGETGLLNDKPAKDMEDIMAKHNLVVNQDLKEPADHIAIELDFLGNLIIRSNETELEEELEKSFAVQQQFIEQQLLTWVPKFNARCREIDSFGFYASVASLLVAFCNLDTQYLAGE, from the coding sequence ATGAAAGATACGAAAGCATTCAACGAACAAAGAGCTGAAATATACTGGTGGCTATCAAGCTTGTTCGCTAAAGAGCTCACACAAGAAGAACTCGATCACTACCACTCTGTTGAGATTCGTTCTTTTCTGACTGGTTTAGGCGAAAACGAAACACTTAAGCCTGCGATTGATAAACTGGTAGACGCATTGAACCGTCTACAAACACGTGAAGATGCCCAACTAGAACTGTCTGCTGACTTCTGCGATCTATTCTTAAAGACAGATAAACATGGTGCTCTACCTTACGCTTCAATGTATATCGGCGAAACGGGTCTGTTAAACGACAAGCCAGCCAAAGACATGGAAGACATCATGGCTAAGCACAACTTGGTGGTAAACCAAGATCTAAAAGAACCAGCCGACCACATTGCTATCGAACTTGATTTCCTTGGTAATCTCATCATCCGTTCAAATGAAACTGAGCTTGAAGAAGAATTAGAAAAATCGTTCGCTGTTCAACAACAGTTTATTGAACAACAACTTCTTACTTGGGTACCAAAGTTCAACGCTAGATGTCGTGAGATCGATTCATTCGGTTTCTATGCATCGGTTGCCTCTCTTCTCGTTGCCTTCTGTAATCTGGACACTCAGTATTTAGCGGGTGAATAA
- the purR gene encoding HTH-type transcriptional repressor PurR, translated as MATIKDVARLAGVSTTTVSHVINKTRFVAEATQEKVNKAVDELNYAPSAVARSLKCNSTRTIGMLVTQSTNLFFSEVIDGVESYCYRQGYTLILCNTGGIYEKQRDYIRMLAEKRVDGILVMCSDLTEELRGMLDRHADIPKVVMDWGPETSQADKIIDNSEEGGYLATKYLLERGHTKIACLSGHLDKAACVERIAGYKRALNEAKVTTDEKLIIEGNFECDTAVLAADKIAQMEDRPTAVFCFNDTMALGLMSRLQQQGIRIPEDISVIGYDNIELAEYFSPPLTTVHQPKRRVGKNAFEILLERIKDKDHEKRVFEMHPEIVERSTVKTLN; from the coding sequence ATGGCCACGATAAAAGATGTCGCTCGCTTAGCAGGCGTATCAACTACCACCGTTTCTCACGTAATCAACAAAACGCGTTTTGTTGCAGAAGCGACTCAAGAGAAAGTAAACAAAGCCGTTGACGAATTAAACTACGCGCCAAGTGCTGTTGCTCGTAGCTTGAAATGCAATTCAACACGCACTATCGGCATGCTAGTGACTCAATCAACAAACCTCTTCTTCTCTGAAGTGATCGATGGTGTTGAAAGCTACTGCTACCGTCAAGGTTACACTTTGATTCTGTGTAACACGGGTGGTATCTATGAGAAGCAACGTGACTACATTCGAATGCTTGCAGAAAAACGTGTAGATGGCATCTTGGTTATGTGTTCTGACTTAACAGAAGAACTTCGTGGCATGTTAGATCGCCATGCAGATATCCCAAAAGTTGTCATGGATTGGGGGCCTGAAACCTCTCAGGCTGATAAAATCATCGATAACTCTGAAGAAGGCGGCTACCTAGCAACTAAGTACCTGCTAGAACGTGGTCACACAAAGATTGCTTGTTTAAGTGGCCACTTAGACAAAGCAGCATGTGTAGAACGCATCGCGGGTTACAAACGCGCACTCAATGAAGCGAAGGTCACAACCGACGAAAAGCTCATCATTGAAGGTAACTTTGAGTGTGATACCGCTGTACTTGCGGCTGATAAAATTGCTCAGATGGAAGATCGCCCTACCGCTGTGTTCTGTTTTAACGACACAATGGCACTTGGCCTAATGAGTCGCCTGCAACAGCAAGGCATTCGTATTCCTGAAGATATTTCGGTTATCGGTTACGACAACATTGAACTTGCAGAATACTTCTCTCCACCATTGACGACGGTTCACCAACCTAAACGTCGTGTTGGTAAAAATGCATTCGAAATTTTATTGGAACGCATTAAAGATAAAGATCATGAAAAACGTGTCTTCGAAATGCATCCTGAAATTGTTGAACGAAGCACAGTTAAAACGTTAAATTAA
- a CDS encoding TfoX/Sxy family DNA transformation protein, with amino-acid sequence MDKPILKDSMKLFEPLGKIKSRSMFGGFGLFADDTMFALVVNDQLHIRADKDTTKQFEQQGFQPYVYKKRGFPVVTKYFALPEGLWQDQEKILQLATTSLGFAKEEKAEQSSAKPTRLKDLPNLRLATERMLKKAGIDSVECLYESGSVNAFNAIKESHASSVSIELLWALEGAINGTHWSVIPQQRREELISRVN; translated from the coding sequence ATGGATAAACCGATACTAAAGGACTCAATGAAATTATTTGAGCCCCTAGGAAAAATAAAATCACGCTCAATGTTTGGTGGATTCGGGCTTTTTGCTGATGACACTATGTTTGCTCTGGTTGTAAATGACCAGCTGCACATAAGAGCGGACAAAGACACAACAAAGCAATTCGAGCAACAAGGGTTTCAACCATACGTCTACAAAAAACGTGGTTTCCCTGTCGTCACTAAGTATTTCGCATTGCCGGAAGGTTTGTGGCAAGACCAAGAAAAAATCTTGCAACTTGCTACGACGTCTCTGGGTTTTGCTAAAGAAGAGAAAGCTGAGCAGTCTTCTGCTAAGCCAACTCGACTAAAGGACCTCCCTAACCTTCGACTGGCTACCGAGCGTATGTTGAAAAAGGCGGGGATCGATTCCGTAGAATGTTTATATGAATCTGGCTCTGTAAACGCATTTAACGCCATCAAGGAATCGCATGCTTCCTCAGTCAGCATTGAGCTGCTTTGGGCGCTTGAAGGTGCGATCAATGGTACTCATTGGTCTGTAATACCGCAGCAACGTCGTGAAGAGCTTATCAGTCGCGTCAATTAA
- the istA gene encoding IS21 family transposase: MPKKRMPMNKIKEILRLRYECNLSNRQIAACLNIAHSTVSQHLSRFKSSGLTWPLEETHHENQVTQALFDGRSSSQHKVMPDFTLCYLELKRKGMTKALLWEEYCHQHQDKAYGYTQFCELYRRWLKTQKRSMRQLHHAGDKLFIDYCGPTIPVVNPDTGECRHAQVFVATLGASNYTYVEASESQGLEHFLMAHVNTFNHFGGAPNLLVPDNLKSAVTKADCHSPILNESYRKLAQHYGVAVMPARPYKPKDKAKAENAVLIVERWIMMRLRHQVFYTMAELNLAIRKLMHDLNQREMKQLGVNRHDLFNKVDRPALKPLPSQPYVYIETKRATVSPDYHIQYKKHFYSVPHQLVGQQVELEATHQIIRIYHKGSIVAHHCTSQKEYGLSTVYEHMPSNHQYQSWTPERFIRWGKSIGPATGELTQMLLKRPEHEALAFRSCFGLLSLAKKHSDARLEQACRDALVTEKPYLGFVKNLLKNHREGTLSQPSTDTPNLKHTNVRGSNYYH, translated from the coding sequence ATGCCGAAAAAGAGAATGCCAATGAATAAAATTAAGGAAATCTTACGCCTCCGATACGAGTGCAATCTTTCTAATCGACAGATCGCCGCTTGCCTCAATATTGCTCATTCCACTGTATCCCAGCATCTATCCCGATTTAAATCCAGTGGCCTCACGTGGCCACTGGAAGAGACTCATCATGAAAATCAAGTCACCCAAGCTTTGTTTGATGGTCGCTCATCTTCTCAGCATAAAGTGATGCCTGATTTCACTCTCTGCTACTTAGAATTGAAGCGTAAAGGGATGACTAAAGCTTTGCTTTGGGAAGAGTATTGTCATCAGCATCAAGACAAAGCCTATGGCTATACACAGTTCTGCGAACTGTATAGACGTTGGCTAAAGACACAAAAACGCAGTATGCGCCAACTTCACCATGCTGGTGACAAGCTCTTCATTGACTACTGTGGCCCAACGATCCCTGTTGTGAATCCAGATACAGGAGAATGCCGACATGCTCAGGTATTTGTCGCCACTTTAGGAGCGTCAAATTACACCTATGTCGAGGCGAGTGAGAGCCAAGGGCTTGAACACTTCCTCATGGCTCATGTGAATACCTTTAATCACTTTGGTGGTGCTCCGAATCTACTTGTACCTGATAATCTGAAATCTGCTGTAACGAAAGCAGACTGTCATAGCCCTATCCTCAATGAGAGCTACCGAAAACTGGCACAACATTACGGCGTTGCTGTGATGCCAGCCAGGCCCTACAAGCCTAAAGATAAAGCCAAAGCTGAGAACGCAGTTCTCATCGTAGAGCGCTGGATAATGATGCGCCTTCGCCACCAAGTGTTCTATACAATGGCTGAGCTGAACCTGGCTATCCGAAAGCTGATGCATGACTTAAACCAACGAGAGATGAAACAGCTTGGTGTCAATCGACATGACTTGTTCAACAAAGTTGACCGTCCAGCGTTAAAACCACTGCCATCGCAACCATATGTGTATATCGAAACTAAACGAGCAACCGTCTCCCCTGATTATCACATTCAATATAAAAAGCACTTCTACTCTGTGCCGCACCAACTTGTTGGGCAACAAGTTGAGCTTGAAGCAACGCATCAAATAATACGTATCTACCACAAAGGGAGCATTGTTGCTCACCACTGCACAAGCCAAAAAGAATATGGTCTCTCTACCGTTTACGAGCATATGCCAAGCAACCATCAATACCAATCATGGACACCCGAGCGTTTTATCCGTTGGGGAAAATCTATTGGGCCAGCCACAGGTGAACTGACTCAGATGTTGCTCAAACGCCCAGAGCATGAAGCATTGGCCTTTAGAAGTTGCTTTGGGTTACTAAGTCTTGCCAAAAAGCACTCAGACGCACGGTTAGAACAAGCTTGCCGAGATGCCTTAGTGACAGAGAAGCCATACCTTGGCTTCGTCAAAAACTTATTGAAGAACCATCGAGAAGGCACTCTCTCTCAGCCTTCCACTGATACCCCAAACCTTAAACACACTAATGTTCGTGGTTCCAACTACTACCACTAG
- the istB gene encoding IS21-like element helper ATPase IstB — translation MDAIIQQLKSLRLSHASDALEQQRIHPATYAELGFEERLGLILDHEIVNRDQTKIQRLKRQAKLRLSASGNQLDYRPERGLKRAMMGELLSGTYLQKRQNVLITGATGAGKTYVACALAEQACEQHCPSRYYRLNRLLDDLSSSRLDGSYQKLLLSLSKKKLLVIDDWGMEKLSQEHASNLLEVLEDRYQECSTIIISQLPVKEWHEMIDNSTIADAILDRLVHQSHRIELRGESMRKLA, via the coding sequence ATGGACGCAATAATCCAACAGTTAAAATCACTACGCCTAAGTCATGCTTCTGATGCACTGGAACAGCAAAGGATACACCCCGCGACCTATGCTGAACTTGGCTTTGAAGAAAGGTTAGGACTCATCCTTGATCATGAGATAGTGAACCGAGATCAAACCAAAATCCAACGACTTAAACGGCAAGCCAAGCTGCGCCTAAGCGCTAGCGGTAATCAACTGGACTACCGCCCAGAACGAGGCTTAAAAAGAGCAATGATGGGAGAGTTATTATCAGGCACTTATTTACAAAAGCGACAGAATGTCCTGATTACAGGTGCAACAGGTGCAGGTAAAACCTATGTTGCTTGTGCGCTCGCCGAGCAGGCGTGTGAGCAACACTGCCCAAGTCGTTATTATCGCCTAAATCGTTTACTTGATGACCTGAGTAGTAGCCGCCTTGATGGCAGCTATCAAAAGCTGCTACTGAGCTTGTCTAAGAAAAAACTGTTGGTTATCGATGACTGGGGAATGGAAAAACTCAGCCAAGAGCATGCAAGTAATCTTCTCGAAGTGCTAGAAGATAGATACCAAGAGTGCAGTACAATCATTATCAGCCAACTACCTGTAAAAGAATGGCACGAGATGATCGACAACTCGACGATCGCTGATGCGATCTTAGATAGGTTGGTTCATCAAAGTCATAGAATCGAGTTACGAGGGGAATCAATGAGAAAACTGGCTTAA
- a CDS encoding DUF3316 domain-containing protein, translated as MKFLSLITVIATAGLISFQATGAGVYHRVAAESKIFKGETVSTQNQAYEDGKKIWQDLSNKESFELSRILPQASEKVDVRSFEIKNGSIKVKEIMDSSGTINFVPMVKVDYKYYYRPSF; from the coding sequence ATGAAATTTTTATCACTGATTACTGTTATTGCTACTGCAGGTCTTATCTCTTTTCAAGCAACAGGGGCTGGTGTCTACCACCGGGTTGCCGCTGAGTCAAAAATATTCAAAGGTGAAACAGTATCTACTCAAAACCAGGCTTACGAAGATGGAAAGAAAATATGGCAAGATCTGAGTAATAAAGAATCTTTTGAGCTTAGCCGTATCCTTCCTCAAGCTTCTGAAAAGGTAGATGTGAGATCTTTTGAAATCAAGAACGGTTCCATTAAAGTCAAAGAGATTATGGACTCTTCAGGAACCATCAATTTTGTACCTATGGTAAAAGTTGATTACAAATATTACTACCGTCCATCTTTTTAA
- a CDS encoding TVP38/TMEM64 family protein yields MSKKMILGIVLVVTIVLLGVNFGQYLTLENAKAQQAVLNDYIESNFIAAAAIYFAAYVMITAFSIPGAAVVTLLGAALFGFWNSLLLVSFASAIGATLAFLSSRYLLRDWIQTKFGDKLATINKGVEKDGAFYLFSLRLIPVFPFFLINLLMGLTPMSVTRYYITSQIGMLPGTAVFLNAGTQLAEIDSLSGIVSPSVLLSFALLGVFPIIAKWLMSKFRSAPVAD; encoded by the coding sequence ATGAGTAAGAAAATGATATTGGGTATCGTGTTGGTCGTAACCATCGTCCTATTAGGCGTCAATTTCGGCCAATACCTAACACTTGAGAATGCGAAAGCTCAACAAGCTGTTTTGAATGACTACATCGAGAGCAATTTTATTGCCGCTGCTGCGATTTACTTCGCCGCCTATGTCATGATCACGGCCTTCTCAATCCCTGGCGCTGCGGTTGTTACACTGTTGGGCGCTGCGCTGTTTGGTTTCTGGAACAGTTTACTGCTGGTGTCTTTCGCAAGTGCTATTGGTGCAACCCTTGCCTTCTTAAGTAGCCGTTACCTGTTACGTGACTGGATCCAAACCAAATTTGGTGACAAGTTAGCAACGATTAACAAAGGCGTTGAAAAAGACGGGGCATTTTACTTATTCTCTCTACGTCTGATTCCTGTCTTCCCATTTTTCCTTATCAACTTGTTAATGGGCTTAACCCCAATGTCGGTGACTCGTTACTACATCACAAGTCAAATAGGCATGTTGCCAGGTACTGCGGTTTTCTTGAATGCTGGTACTCAACTCGCAGAAATTGATTCACTTTCGGGTATCGTATCTCCTTCAGTATTATTGTCGTTTGCTTTGTTGGGGGTATTCCCAATTATTGCTAAATGGTTGATGAGTAAGTTTCGCTCAGCACCTGTCGCTGACTAA
- a CDS encoding DUF2007 domain-containing protein, whose protein sequence is MKIFSASNPTEAHIICGLLESENIACEVRGEGLFGLKGEIPFTEETDPYVWLYEPELANKARTIVNDYQKQQDSIIYEEWRCGECHEVNEAQFGSCWQCGAASPE, encoded by the coding sequence ATGAAAATCTTCAGTGCATCGAATCCTACAGAAGCCCATATCATCTGTGGATTGTTAGAAAGTGAGAATATTGCGTGTGAAGTCCGTGGTGAGGGTTTGTTTGGTTTGAAAGGTGAAATCCCATTCACTGAGGAAACTGACCCTTACGTATGGTTATATGAGCCAGAATTGGCCAATAAAGCCCGCACGATCGTCAATGACTACCAAAAACAGCAAGATTCGATCATCTATGAAGAGTGGCGTTGTGGTGAATGCCATGAAGTCAACGAAGCGCAATTCGGTTCTTGCTGGCAATGTGGCGCTGCATCACCAGAGTAA